A region from the Xenopus laevis strain J_2021 chromosome 4S, Xenopus_laevis_v10.1, whole genome shotgun sequence genome encodes:
- the LOC121403727 gene encoding iroquois-class homeodomain protein IRX-6-like: MVEMSFSQLGYPYSSNSQILVSTNPSTSCYDSAPRSLSEVPVVSAHTPSIYCPSYENRLLVSSRTDLSLGVYNTTYATASTAYASYVPYSTDPATLYPTLTPQYEMKDSTSSLHPGMAQPAAYYPYEHSLGQYQYDRFGAVDITCSSRRKNATRENTSTLKTWLYEHRKNPYPTKGEKIMLAIITKMTLTQVSTWFANARRRLKKENKMTWFPKNKAIDERKVEKQEDYNARCEDQDNTTCKNGKKLRSCQVNSMYDRIIPSPIGSSNSDRSRSSECSLTPSGTSYVFPCNEANSEDYLGFEKNSLRENSDHLVTHGTTGKPRIWSLAHTAAASIAAETEIDKISHRPNCPKKNHSSSGYNVCEHEVKSMQNIKPQIHTQSQRMTC; the protein is encoded by the exons CAG ATTCTGGTTTCAACAAATCCCAGCACATCGTGTTATGATTCTGCACCCAGATCCCTATCTGAAGTCCCAGTGGTCTCTGCCCATACCCCATCAATCTATTGTCCTTCATATGAGAACAGACTGCTGGTCAGCAGTAGAACTGATCTTAGTTTGGGGGTGTATAACACCACTTATGCCACAGCCAGCACAGCATATGCCAGTTATGTTCCTTACAGCACTGATCCAGCAACACTGTACCCCACCTTG ACTCCACAATATGAAATGAAGGATAGCACCAGCTCTTTGCACCCAGGGATGGCTCAGCCTGCTGCTTACTATCCATATGAGCACTCCTTAGGGCAGTACCAGTACGACAG GTTTGGAGCAGTGGATATTACATGCTCTTCCAGGCGTAAAAATGCCACCAGGGAGAATACAAGTACCCTTAAAACCTGGTTGTATGAACACAGAAAGAACCCATACCCTACTAAGGGTGAAAAGATAATGCTGGCCATTATTACCAAGATGACTCTCACTCAAGTATCCACTTGGTTTGCCAATGCCAGAAGGAggctaaaaaaggaaaataaaatgacgtggttccccaaaaataaagcaATTGATGAAAGAAAGGTTGAGAAGCAAGAGGATTATAATGCAAGATGTGAAGATCAAG ATAATACAACATGCAAAAATGGGAAGAAACTGAGGTCTTGTCAGGTTAACAGCATGTATGACAGAATTATTCCTTCTCCAATTGGCAGTTCAAACTCTGACAGATCTAGAAGCAGTGAGTGCAGTTTGACACCATCTGGCACTTCTTATGTTTTTCCTTGCAATGAAGCAAATTCAGAGGACTATTTGGGATTTGAAAAAAATAGCCTTCGAGAAAACAGTGATCATTTGGTCACACATGGAACTACAGGAAAACCCAGAATATGGTCCTTAGCTCACACAGCTGCTGCTAGTATAGCAGCGGAAACTGAAATTGACAAGATATCACATCGTCCAAactgtccaaaaaaaaatcactcaagTTCAGGTTATAACGTATGTGAGCATGAGGTGAAGTCCATGCAAAATATAAAGCCTCAGATTCACACACAAAGTCAGAGAATGACTTGTTAA